A genomic region of Pararge aegeria chromosome 11, ilParAegt1.1, whole genome shotgun sequence contains the following coding sequences:
- the LOC120627721 gene encoding fibroblast growth factor receptor substrate 2, producing MGCFQSKKESSDLHPNVFRVVNIDENGADLCTGQLEITESDIILYREGRESTVWPLHSLRRYGFEGEIFSFESGRRCETGEGIYAFRCRRASILFQALQQQIQLRNVVHDSVQYPVSRLSPSPQGRQTLQASVIHRSSIDNGQPENLAQSFNNNLPTAVTPGVPTTLPTLTQSPRSPSSADILEVMPLYPHPQASGNHVTNVYQVRDFKREHNNNQAEMAADHRHVYSNDFNRDLAMLRNTLRQETALNTIRDIEDENHFLENRYVGEKAKNNSDKSLLSPTMSNSSEHYAQLSIEQQEPSRLYVNIAPNDNNTFDPNKNEVVPTTPLTPKQVEYCNLTVGTKAEINTYANLMLGDIITDSVQNSKQIINNLDRNQKFSESDTFASMSPVEDLNYAILDIDSNKDNIKTVRDMASPESQSYNSSKNESTTSYSSQPRGRVVSQSSIDRSSAANTANPAPSASIGYTTIDFDKTVALTSVAAGAELCNLDGSRKNRHNSCSVINIADQGRT from the exons ATGGGCTGTTTTCAAAGTAAAAAAGAATCTTCTGACTTACACCCCAACGTATTTCGTGTTGTTAATATCGATGAAAACGGTGCAGATCTGTGTACAGGGCAGCTAGAAATAACAGAatcagatataattttatacagaGAAGGGAGAGAATCCACTGTGTGGCCCCTACATTCCCTGCGACGGTATGGATTTGAAGGAGAAATATTTAGTTTTGAGTCAG GCAGAAGATGTGAAACAGGGGAAGGTATATATGCATTTAGATGTCGTAGAGCATCAATACTGTTCCAAGCACTGCAACAACAAATACAATTAAGAAATGTAGTGCATGATTCTGTGCAGTACCCTGTATCCAGGCTCTCTCCCTCACCACAAGGTCGACAGACATTGCAAGCTAGTGTCATCCATCGTTCCTCTATAGATAATGGTCAACCAGAAAATTTGGCTCAAAGCTTTAACAACAATCTTCCAACTGCTGTTACCCCAGGAGTCCCAACTACATTGCCAACGCTAACCCAGTCACCTCGTTCACCTTCAAGTGCAGACATCTTAGAAGTTATGCCTTTGTATCCACACCCTCAAGCCAGTGGTAACCATGTGACTAATGTTTACCAAGTTAGAGATTTTAAACGTGAACATAACAATAACCAAGCAGAAATGGCAGCGGACCACAGACACGTGTACTCGAATGACTTTAACAGAGATCTAGCTATGCTTAGAAATACATTGAGACAGGAGACAGCACTAAATACTATAAGGGACATTGAGGATGAAAACCATTTCCTTGAAAATAGGTATGTAGGGGAGAAAGCAAAGAATAATTCAGATAAAAGTCTTCTGTCTCCTACAATGAGTAATTCTAGTGAACACTATGCACAATTGAGTATAGAACAACAAGAACCTTCTAGGCTGTATGTGAATATAGCACCCAATGATAACAACACTTTTGATccaaataaaaatgaagttgTACCTACTACACCTCTTACACCCAAACAAGTTGAGTACTGTAATCTCACAGTCGGaacaaaagctgaaattaataCTTACGCTAATTTGATGCTTGGTGATATTATAACTGACAGTGTTCAGAATAGTAAACAAATTATCAATAACTTGGACCGCAATCAAAAGTTTTCTGAATCAGATACTTTTGCATCTATGTCTCCAGTTGAAGACTTAAACTATGCAATCCTTGACATTGATTCAAATAAGGATAATATTAAGACAGTTAGAGATATGGCATCACCAGAAAGTCAGTCATACAATAGCTCTAAAAATGAAAGCACAACTTCATACAGCTCACAGCCACGTGGCAGAGTGGTATCCCAGAGCAGCATAGACAGATCTTCAGCTGCCAACACAGCCAATCCTGCACCTAGTGCTAGCATTGGCTATACAACAATTGACTTTGATAAAACTGTTGCATTAACCTCTGTAGCTGCAGGAGCAGAGTTATGTAATCTGGATGGTTCCAGAAAAAATAGACACAACTCTTGCAGTGTTATTAACATTGCTGATCAAGGAAGGACATAG
- the LOC120627294 gene encoding rab3 GTPase-activating protein regulatory subunit — MCNVEEIADCGDILTLGRALFIPEKEDKTWLSKCSVSLSSCGNLLSVGYKKRLCFLTAQWISSIESNTYLVSWSGTLASDITSVLTLSICPSQQSSQNGPDWFCIVVGFQNGSIGFYTNTGHLLLHEKLDEKPVLKISCHTGTYGTLPDDVHIIFQTGVCVLIGSSLFQTLRNAKAQVAKVQAGIRDEHAVDSRNIQIRKWTFTEQEQINDAAVVGLELKNTYDHFLAASTYGGYDTWYRSIPPVNTLILASGITPYLGFHYALEGGTTPPLQDVARAVANKIKSALPGWLGGSTEVAPNNAEPLIRAEQLSMRNGIFDGQRHGTTVTISPDRRLAAFTDSLGRVAVLDVTKGCVIRLFKGCRDAQCAFVQIFDADNKKPQLSVIKEIRRALFLIIYNPKKGLIDIRLMQRGSRVAVFTATKNGKLLYNTCGLTGAEKNYTHKKLNLPEFQCVLIDPDGKLKKFNIPFYYSLEGEHLERSKDLHIIRAIRDIIKKSSNFSDDIKEEIVQSASKLKTLEIKKHCLEMLIKNRETSSETLISCLEIFWDSLTDDELYEHNQKIQNYFGNLALVTLFHRLICNENTDDVQNLIAKVCETFELKQHLEIDDKLDDGLDFHLLEDDNCILERLLILAQEKDFREQQQTKVTFADNHISTYKDFISCFVLENREEFITLKPDITTEKLNNLSCDIFKCIIKLNDLTLLTKCVKASNIDSKEIVKLVIMHVANMPLEQINLDLIEKIIAVLYYLCRVSEEATNMKYNEISPWWENIRGILVDLPCPLRSLILAMTCKSVANIFESMSPEKEDAWESLTKENAKWGILIGKLEDISILSIILMCKANFHGDSLPKLPFEEMNINLKYIYTRGKGSVTELIAKWLCGMGVPPETIVANELMEMFDATSNSELNSTAGDDKPEFLFMENNRHYIDSNPQIFKWLSLLRRQFPLSTKADYVLANMCWEYAMEWQKSLNKTIELEAVLQCLENISDLHLRLGLFSIIWLTYIKHTFEDSCRLVNKVGKLPKDHLCIQDLGFKSECLKSFLNIAKNYLDKFYSCSLKTFDQAKQEIKFEKIWDESLPSLVEVAQDTKTVNIDILNLNYQISCTIYYQCHFNLKFTKPLDSLYDIDYQYILEALAGNVVQRDISMKCSEKLLAPRMKYLTKLTRTAVETISCIDNNEESKSYNNEECLHWIENICVLAELWGVDNNYVRRQYVTGLYHMGYDELAVNILGLITEPQLLLPSVLAITIQRLKRSLENSTNQPEWIVSMPPQLYKKMQNTILDPSIPAQPSLSTTTLVLQKLVSQIAKKTMDAEAMQNIKLAELIIESCELLIRRKL, encoded by the exons atgtgCAATGTTGAAGAAATCGCGGATTGTGGAGATATTTTAACATTGGGTAGAGCTTTGTTTATACCAGAAAAAGAAG ATAAGACTTGGCTATCAAAATGCTCAGTATCTTTGTCGTCTTGCGGAAACCTATTGTCGGTTGGGTACAAAAAACGCCTCTGTTTTCTTACTGCTCAATGGATAAGTTCAATCGAAAGCAACACATATTTGGTATCATGGAGTGGTACTCTTGCATCTGATATCACCTCTGTTCTGACACTGTCAATTTGTCCTTCACAACAATCGTCACAG aatGGGCCAGATTGGTTCTGCATAGTTGTTGGGTTTCAAAATGGAAGTATCGGATTCTATACAAACACTGGTCATTTGTTATTACATGAAAAATTAGATGAAAAACCTGTATTGAAAATCTCATGTCATACAGGAACTTATGGTACTCTTCCGGATGATGTTCACATAATATTTCAAACTGGTGTTTGTGTCCTCATTGGATCAAGCTTGTTCCAAACACTTAGAAATGCTAAAGCACAAGTTGCAAAAG TTCAAGCTGGTATCCGGGATGAACATGCAGTAGATAGCAGGAATATTCAGATAAGAAAATGGACATTTACAGAACAGGAACAAATTAATGATGCTGCAGTGGTTGGgctagaattaaaaaatacttatgacCATTTCCTAGCAGCTTCAACATATGGAGGATATGATACTTG gtACCGCTCCATTCCACCAGTCAATACATTAATTCTTGCTTCAGGCATAACGCCATATTTGGGATTTCATTATGCATTAGAGGGTGGAACAACTCCCCCTCTACAAGATGTGGCTCGAGCAGTtgccaataaaattaaatcagcACTACC TGGCTGGTTGGGTGGGTCTACCGAGGTTGCGCCAAATAATGCAGAGCCTCTAATAAGAGCAGAACAGTTATCAATGAGGAATGGTATATTTGATGGACAGCGACACGGCACTACAGTCACAATATCTCCGGACCGGCGTCTTGCTGCATTTACCGATAGTTTAGGAAGAGTGGCTGTCTTAGATGTAACCAAAGGCTGTGTTATTAGACTTTTCAAAGGATGCAGAGATGCTCAGTGTGCTTTTGTTCAA aTTTTTGATGCAGACAACAAAAAACCACAACTTTCTGTCATTAAGGAGATACGAAGAGCATTGTTCTTAATCATTTACAATCCGAAAAAAGGCCTTATAGATATCAGACTCATGCAAAGAGGCAGTAGAGTTGCAGTCTTCACAGCAACAAAAAATGGAAAACTGTTATACAATACTTGCGGATTGACTGGCgcagaaaaaaattatactcataaaaaactaaacttaccAGAATTTCAGTGTGTGCTAATTGATCCAGATGGCAAGCTAAAGAAGTTTAATATTCCGTTCTACTACTCTTTGGAAGGCGAACATTTAGAAAGGTCGAAAGATTTACACATTATAAGAGCCATACGCGATATTATAAAGAAATCTTCAAATTTCTCGGACGACATTAAAGAAGAAATAGTTCAAAGTGCTTCAAAGTTGAAAACGTTGGAGATTAAAAAACATTGCTTAGAAATGTTGATAAAGAACCGTGAAACATCTTCAGAAACACTAATTTCTTGCTTAGAAATATTTTGGGACAGTCTTACTGATGATGAGTTGTATGAGCataatcaaaaaattcaaaactattTTGGGAACCTCGCACTGGTCACTCTTTTTCATAGACTTATTTGTAACGAAAATACTGATGATGTGCAAAATTTAATTGCCAAAGTCTGTGAAACCTTTGAGTTAAAACAGCATTTAGAAATTGACGATAAACTTGACGATGGCCTTGATTTTCATCTTTTAGAAGACGATAATTGTATATTAGAACGATTATTAATTTTAGCACAAGAAAAAGATTTCAGGGAGCAGCAACAGACAAAAGTTACTTTTGCAGATAATCACATAAGCACATACAAAGACTTTATCTCGTGTTTTGTGCTAGAAAACAGAgaagaatttataacattaaaaccAGATATAACaactgaaaaattaaataatttatcatgcgacatttttaaatgtataattaaactaaatgacCTTACTTTGCTGACAAAATGCGTTAAAGCTAGTAATATTGATTCAAAAGAAATCGTTAAACTTGTGATTATGCATGTAGCTAACATGCCActcgaacaaataaatttagatttaatagAGAAAATCATTGCTGTATTGTATTATCTATGTAGAGTGTCTGAAGAAGCTactaatatgaaatataatgaaatatctcCGTGGTGGGAAAATATTCGCGGCATACTTGTCGACTTACCATGCCCTCTAAGAAGTTTGATACTTGCAATGACTTGTAAATCTGTTGCCAATATTTTTGAATCTATGTCTCCCGAAAAAGAGGACGCTTGGGAGTCTCTCACTAAAGAAAATGCTAAATGGGGTATTCTAATCGGCAAATTAGAGGACATATctatattaagtataattcTTATGTGTAAGGCCAATTTTCATGGCGATTCGCTACCTAAGCTTCCGTTTGAAGAGatgaacattaatttaaaatatatatatacgaggGGAAAAGGCTCAGTAACAGAATTGATCGCCAAGTGGCTTTGTGGCATGGGCGTGCCACCAGAGACAATAGTGGCAAATGAACTTATGGAAATGTTTGACGCTACTTCCAATTCAGAATTGAATTCTACAGCAGGCGATGATAAACCTGAATTCCTGTTCATGGAAAATAATCGCCATTATATTGATAGTAATCCGCAAATATTTAAATGGTTATCTCTCCTTCGAAGACAGTTTCCTTTGAGCACAAAGGCTGACTATGTTCTTGCAAACATGTGTTGGGAATATGCAATGGAATGGCAAAagtctttaaataaaactattgagTTAGAAGCAGTACTACAATGCTTAGAAAACATATCGGATTTACATTTACGTTTAGGTTTGTTTTCCATAATTTGGTTGACTTACATAAAACATACTTTCGAAGATAGTTGTCGGCTTGTCAATAAAGTAGGAAAATTGCCTAAAGACCATTTATGCATACAAGACCTTGGATTCAAGAGCGAATGCTTGAAGAGTTTTCTCAATATCGCAAAAAACTATTTGGACAAATTCTACTCTTGCTCTTTAAAGACGTTTGATCAGgcaaaacaagaaataaagtttgaaaaaaTTTGGGATGAAAGTTTGCCATCTTTGGTAGAAGTTGCACAAGATACAAAAACTGTTAACATAGATATTTTGAACCTGAACTATCAAATCTCATGTACTATTTATTATCAGTGTCATTTCAACTTGAAGTTTACAAAGCCGTTAGATAGTCTTTATGATATTGACTATCAGTACATATTGGAGGCTCTTGCAGGCAATGTTGTACAGAGAGATATTAGTATGAAATGTTCAGAAAAGTTGTTGGCGCCCAGAATGAAATATCTTACGAAATTAACGCGAACTGCAGTTGAAACCATAAGTTGTATAGATAACAATGAAGAATCCAAATCATACAATAATGAAGAATGTTTACATTGGATTGAAAATATCTGCGTTTTGGCGGAACTATGGGGTGTCGATAACAACTATGTGAGGCGACAATAT GTGACTGGTTTATATCATATGGGATATGATGAATTAGCAGTGAATATACTCGGTTTAATCACAGAACCACAGTTATTACTGCCTTCAGTTTTAGCAATAACCATCCAAAGACTAAAACGAAGTTTAGAGAATTCAACCAACCAACCGGAGTGGATAGTATCCATGCCACCTCAGCTTTATAAGAAAATGCAAAATACg ATTTTGGACCCATCAATTCCGGCTCAGCCGTCATTGTCAACTACTACACTAGTTCTACAGAAACTAGTGTCCCAGATTGCTAAAAAAACAATGGATGCAGAAGCAATGCAAAACATCAAATTGGCTGAACTTATTATTGAAAGCTGCGAACTCTTAATTAgaagaaaattatga